A single window of Desulfovibrio sp. G11 DNA harbors:
- a CDS encoding rod-binding protein, whose translation MTSPLTTGLVPHEAGAAEVSRREFQSRLAGIGNLNGKKMTEAEKEKKLREACEGFESIFIQKMWQEMRNTLPKTNMLQGREEQFWQSMYDQELAKSMTAAGGIGLADMMYAQLSRNLVSASRSTASSVGGAPSGFTPQAASILPAGSNDESAGADAPGGRSASGGGAGHSAMRGGAPIPSVYDGIAPVQDVGESGHIQVLPGGTASAESAGAAGLPASQAAQAAGPPEVEQVLAALRARQDAAQDKTQHTPPNMNTGLHLARAARFEAGSKLGSRGVLPRTHLAQPQQVPHAVPSGGPAGHMGGIPPLTGQTTQAGQAMTAQQATAGDMQMLMAQNMGTPAAMQAAMYAQPGNTAAHAAGQTPGQISGHAVGQPMPQTIPQTGSPVPRPPQAAPAGGIVTPGPSVPGVSVHDSSHEAQEAAAQAEPHIQKVRYTTNVPPSKRKTSGSAILRSLSADAVGPNSRAGAGLAAYHAQQASQPGLQQAAQQPLTVPASAAQGQGAPVGATGASAGGQAGAMTGQALAAQPGMAVSAPSAQQARQGMESYGIPPLTATDLRR comes from the coding sequence ATGACCTCTCCCCTGACCACCGGCCTTGTGCCGCATGAAGCCGGAGCGGCGGAAGTATCGCGCCGTGAGTTCCAGTCCCGCCTGGCGGGCATTGGCAATCTCAACGGCAAAAAAATGACGGAAGCGGAAAAAGAAAAAAAACTGCGCGAGGCCTGCGAGGGCTTTGAGTCCATCTTTATCCAGAAAATGTGGCAGGAGATGCGCAATACCCTGCCCAAGACCAATATGCTGCAAGGTCGCGAAGAGCAGTTCTGGCAGAGCATGTATGATCAGGAGCTGGCAAAATCTATGACGGCTGCGGGCGGCATCGGCCTTGCGGACATGATGTACGCCCAGCTTTCTCGCAATCTTGTTTCGGCCAGCCGCAGCACGGCGTCTTCTGTGGGCGGCGCACCCTCGGGCTTTACGCCCCAGGCAGCATCCATACTGCCCGCGGGAAGCAATGACGAAAGCGCCGGGGCAGATGCCCCGGGCGGCAGGTCAGCGTCCGGCGGCGGAGCGGGGCACAGCGCCATGCGTGGCGGCGCGCCCATTCCTTCAGTATATGACGGAATAGCTCCTGTACAGGACGTGGGCGAGTCCGGACATATCCAGGTATTACCCGGTGGCACGGCTTCGGCCGAAAGCGCCGGAGCTGCCGGTTTGCCCGCTTCGCAGGCTGCCCAGGCGGCAGGTCCGCCCGAGGTGGAGCAGGTGCTTGCCGCCCTGCGCGCCCGGCAGGATGCCGCGCAGGACAAAACGCAGCACACACCGCCCAATATGAATACAGGCCTGCATCTGGCCCGCGCCGCCCGCTTTGAGGCGGGCAGCAAGCTTGGTTCGCGCGGGGTGCTGCCCCGTACACATCTTGCGCAGCCGCAGCAGGTGCCCCACGCTGTTCCTTCCGGCGGGCCTGCCGGACATATGGGAGGCATTCCGCCGCTCACCGGGCAAACCACGCAGGCCGGGCAAGCCATGACAGCGCAGCAGGCGACCGCCGGAGATATGCAGATGCTTATGGCACAAAACATGGGGACGCCCGCAGCCATGCAGGCGGCCATGTATGCCCAGCCGGGTAATACCGCAGCCCATGCCGCAGGCCAGACGCCAGGGCAAATTTCCGGCCATGCCGTCGGGCAGCCCATGCCGCAGACCATTCCACAAACCGGCTCTCCTGTTCCCCGGCCTCCCCAGGCTGCCCCGGCAGGCGGTATAGTGACGCCCGGACCGTCGGTTCCCGGCGTTTCCGTGCACGATTCCAGCCATGAAGCGCAGGAAGCCGCCGCGCAGGCGGAGCCGCACATACAAAAGGTGCGCTATACCACCAACGTTCCGCCCAGCAAGCGTAAGACATCCGGCAGCGCCATTCTGCGCAGTCTCAGCGCGGATGCCGTTGGCCCCAACAGCCGGGCGGGAGCCGGGCTGGCCGCCTATCATGCGCAACAGGCTTCACAGCCGGGCTTACAGCAGGCCGCGCAGCAGCCGTTGACGGTTCCTGCTTCGGCTGCACAGGGGCAAGGCGCGCCCGTGGGCGCGACAGGTGCGTCGGCGGGTGGTCAGGCAGGCGCCATGACAGGCCAGGCGCTTGCGGCACAACCGGGCATGGCGGTCTCTGCCCCTTCCGCGCAGCAGGCCCGACAGGGAATGGAGAGTTACGGCATCCCGCCGCTGACGGCTACGGATTTACGGCGCTGA
- a CDS encoding flagellar protein FlgN has translation MYTIIHTSLIRQSKALSLLCELMEEEYTALLDRNTDAVVALEFSIQELIRQLAAEKATVITTLAGVRVAEYAGSLSAEEGGALLELLRAIDKAEQGVARQATRNSQLSLALLDQSSRTLQALTSQAMPPKAETYGRRGGMRVQHHPEAALISGRL, from the coding sequence ATGTATACGATAATCCACACATCCCTGATACGTCAGAGCAAGGCCCTGTCCCTGCTGTGCGAGCTTATGGAAGAGGAATATACCGCACTGCTCGACCGCAACACTGATGCGGTGGTGGCGCTGGAGTTTTCCATTCAGGAGCTTATACGCCAGCTTGCGGCGGAAAAAGCCACGGTCATCACGACGCTGGCAGGAGTGCGCGTGGCGGAATACGCCGGTTCGTTGTCTGCAGAAGAGGGCGGTGCGCTGCTGGAGCTTCTGCGCGCCATAGACAAGGCCGAACAGGGCGTGGCGCGCCAGGCCACGCGTAACAGCCAGCTTTCACTGGCGCTGCTTGATCAGAGCAGCCGCACGCTCCAGGCGCTCACAAGTCAGGCCATGCCCCCCAAGGCGGAAACCTACGGCCGCCGCGGCGGCATGCGTGTGCAGCATCATCCCGAGGCGGCGCTTATCTCAGGGAGGCTCTAG
- the flgK gene encoding flagellar hook-associated protein FlgK, producing the protein MLNGLLNIGKTALGASQAWISVTGSNIANADTEGYSRRYVDQRDAGTITAKPGGESLGVNAQQIMRFFDAFLERSYVRQSTNSSRWKEQDMILSSVENLFNESNRAGISSSLDKFFKGWQDLTQLPDDNAYRESLLSQADNLSDMFSSTAAGLKAIQNEMDVSIKQSVDRINALSRGIADLNRQITTNTVDGVSNPNALLDQRDQMVRELASLVDVETIDNGKGNFTVQLTTGQPLVQGQNVNVLEVMGPRSESHLSVGSAYKGSIEFQGTDNHEYTVDIVTGGKAGDVPPPSFRVSLDGGKTWLRDENGKEMRFEITDTDGDGKVDPVQVKNLKISFTATDNFTVGDQFDIVPMSGLYWIEPTRGPQNVTPQTFFDGSENKNRVTGGKLTSYFTVRDDNCGRYLDELNAVASSLIWEVNRLHSQGTGTEMLNYAQGSQKVQSTQQPLGSPQAIMPYADRLQSGNVNIFFYDKTTGEFRNTDTGSNTLDFSSITPPGTVNFDPAHHTLQDVCNVINSSFPDASAPGLNMLKATIQDGKLLIEANPACNVSFAMGVDSTGLMAALGINTFFTGDSATNMAVSSQLHSNVNLIAAGAVNGQNQANKGDNVTATAIGELASKKVTVSTTWKTVSNQSIGEYYATLVTTVGADKRLAKTNAEYHKALATDLEDRVTSVTGVNLDEEMSNLIKFQHSYTAAAKLITTADQMLQTLLGLKQ; encoded by the coding sequence ATGCTTAACGGTCTGCTCAATATCGGCAAGACGGCTCTTGGGGCCTCACAGGCGTGGATATCGGTTACCGGCAGCAATATTGCCAATGCCGATACCGAGGGCTATTCCCGCCGGTATGTGGACCAGCGTGACGCCGGAACCATCACCGCCAAGCCGGGCGGCGAAAGTCTTGGCGTCAATGCCCAGCAGATCATGCGCTTTTTTGACGCCTTTCTTGAGCGCTCCTACGTGCGGCAGTCCACCAATTCTTCCCGCTGGAAAGAGCAGGACATGATCCTCTCTTCAGTGGAAAACCTGTTCAACGAATCCAACCGGGCGGGCATAAGCTCGTCGTTGGATAAATTTTTCAAGGGGTGGCAAGATCTCACCCAGTTGCCGGACGATAACGCCTACCGCGAAAGCCTGCTTTCTCAGGCCGACAACCTGAGCGACATGTTCAGCAGCACTGCCGCCGGGCTCAAGGCCATACAGAACGAGATGGATGTATCCATCAAGCAGTCTGTGGACCGCATCAATGCCCTGTCCCGGGGCATTGCCGACCTTAACAGGCAGATCACCACCAATACTGTTGACGGCGTGAGCAATCCCAACGCGCTGCTTGACCAGCGCGACCAGATGGTGCGCGAACTGGCGAGCCTTGTGGATGTGGAGACCATCGACAACGGCAAGGGCAACTTCACCGTGCAGCTCACCACCGGGCAGCCGCTGGTGCAGGGGCAGAACGTCAATGTGCTTGAGGTGATGGGACCGCGCTCAGAAAGTCATCTGAGCGTCGGATCGGCCTATAAAGGCTCCATCGAGTTTCAAGGTACGGATAACCACGAATATACTGTGGATATCGTCACCGGCGGCAAGGCGGGTGATGTGCCGCCGCCCAGCTTTCGTGTGTCGCTCGACGGCGGCAAAACCTGGCTGCGTGATGAAAACGGCAAGGAAATGCGCTTTGAGATCACCGATACCGATGGTGACGGCAAGGTGGATCCCGTACAGGTAAAGAATCTCAAGATTTCCTTCACCGCCACAGACAATTTTACCGTGGGCGACCAGTTCGACATCGTGCCCATGAGTGGCCTGTACTGGATAGAGCCGACGCGCGGGCCGCAGAATGTCACGCCCCAGACATTTTTTGACGGTTCGGAAAACAAGAACCGCGTTACCGGCGGCAAGCTGACTTCGTACTTTACCGTGCGTGATGACAACTGCGGCCGTTACCTTGATGAGCTTAATGCCGTGGCCTCGTCCCTTATCTGGGAGGTCAACCGCCTGCACAGCCAGGGGACCGGCACGGAAATGCTGAACTATGCCCAGGGTTCGCAAAAGGTGCAGAGCACGCAGCAGCCCCTTGGTTCGCCCCAGGCCATCATGCCCTATGCGGACAGGCTGCAAAGCGGCAACGTAAACATCTTTTTTTACGACAAGACTACCGGGGAGTTCCGCAACACTGATACCGGAAGCAATACGCTGGACTTCAGTTCCATCACGCCTCCCGGAACCGTGAATTTTGACCCGGCCCATCACACCCTGCAGGACGTGTGCAACGTCATCAACAGCAGCTTTCCCGATGCCAGCGCGCCCGGACTCAACATGCTCAAGGCGACCATTCAGGATGGCAAGCTGCTCATAGAGGCCAACCCGGCCTGCAACGTCAGCTTTGCTATGGGGGTGGACAGCACGGGGCTTATGGCTGCGCTTGGCATCAATACGTTTTTTACGGGCGACAGCGCCACCAACATGGCGGTGAGCAGCCAGCTGCACAGCAATGTCAACCTGATCGCCGCCGGGGCCGTGAACGGGCAGAACCAGGCCAACAAGGGCGATAACGTCACAGCCACGGCCATAGGTGAGCTTGCCAGCAAAAAAGTGACGGTTTCCACCACCTGGAAGACCGTGAGCAACCAGAGCATCGGCGAATACTACGCGACTCTGGTGACCACCGTGGGCGCTGACAAAAGGCTTGCCAAAACCAATGCCGAATACCACAAGGCCCTTGCCACCGACCTTGAAGACCGCGTGACCTCGGTGACAGGGGTGAACCTGGATGAGGAAATGTCCAACCTCATAAAATTTCAGCATTCCTATACGGCGGCGGCCAAGCTTATCACCACCGCTGACCAGATGCTGCAGACCCTGCTGGGTCTCAAGCAGTAG
- a CDS encoding flagellin N-terminal helical domain-containing protein, with product MSIRVTQSSMYNTMVGQMQKSLSAYMESNEQGSTQKKINRPSDDPAGMYRVLMTRDDISATKQYQSNCDTAKGWLELTDNVLGTQLSNAIISLKSRMEQAATGTTADQRKLIAQEAREIFGQILNLSNTQFNGKSIFAGQRYDLNAYEQSLALTCWDDTWNNEISQGHYSIDGASNTSMMIQFTDDGTLGTDTLTYRWSKDGGDTWTTSTVPAGSRTLVADGVTITMDQDMAVSAADTSLGPGAKNGTLVYIRPTAVYQGDDNDPPPEMTVMGGPAGLKTSANGAFGNNVLVRMDNTVDLNSTGTAFNYSYSLDNGGTWVTASGQTTGGGTVRLPVPGGYMDMDATATNPPTSVIDAGTQVLIHPSRANLNLEIMQGTYISVNNVGKDIFGGYYQGQPSLEGGQNLFDVVGEFIAYCENNNQEGCQKSLAAIEQAHAHILAYEARIGGLENRVSMAQDVLSFQKLDQEERLSYTEDIDLTELLAKLTRQQLTYQTVLQSSSMIMQMSLAKYI from the coding sequence ATGTCCATTCGTGTAACACAAAGCTCCATGTACAATACCATGGTGGGGCAGATGCAGAAGAGCCTTTCTGCATATATGGAAAGTAACGAACAAGGCTCGACGCAAAAAAAGATCAACCGCCCGTCCGATGACCCTGCGGGCATGTACCGTGTGCTCATGACCAGGGATGATATCAGCGCCACCAAGCAGTATCAGTCCAATTGCGATACGGCCAAGGGCTGGCTTGAACTGACGGATAACGTACTGGGAACCCAGTTGAGCAATGCCATCATCAGCCTCAAGAGCCGCATGGAACAGGCTGCCACCGGCACCACGGCTGATCAGCGCAAGCTCATTGCCCAGGAAGCGCGTGAAATTTTCGGCCAGATTCTCAACCTGTCCAATACGCAGTTCAACGGCAAGAGCATCTTTGCCGGGCAGCGGTATGACCTGAACGCCTATGAGCAGAGCCTGGCCCTGACCTGTTGGGATGACACGTGGAACAACGAGATCAGCCAGGGGCATTATTCCATTGATGGAGCAAGCAATACCTCCATGATGATCCAGTTCACGGATGACGGCACCCTGGGAACGGACACGCTGACCTACCGCTGGTCCAAGGACGGCGGCGACACTTGGACCACAAGTACCGTACCCGCCGGCAGCCGCACACTGGTGGCCGATGGCGTGACCATCACTATGGATCAGGATATGGCCGTCAGCGCGGCGGATACAAGCCTCGGCCCCGGGGCCAAAAACGGTACGCTCGTCTATATACGGCCTACGGCCGTCTACCAAGGGGATGACAACGATCCGCCGCCGGAAATGACCGTCATGGGCGGTCCCGCCGGGCTGAAAACGTCGGCCAACGGAGCCTTCGGCAATAACGTGCTGGTGCGTATGGACAATACCGTGGACCTGAACTCCACCGGCACGGCGTTCAACTATTCTTACAGCCTGGATAACGGCGGCACCTGGGTCACGGCTTCGGGCCAGACCACGGGGGGCGGCACTGTGCGCCTGCCGGTGCCGGGCGGCTACATGGATATGGACGCCACAGCCACCAATCCGCCCACAAGCGTCATTGACGCAGGCACGCAGGTGCTCATTCATCCCTCGCGCGCCAACCTGAACCTGGAAATAATGCAGGGAACCTACATCTCTGTGAACAACGTGGGCAAGGATATTTTCGGGGGGTACTATCAGGGGCAGCCGTCGCTTGAGGGCGGCCAGAACCTTTTTGACGTGGTGGGCGAATTCATTGCCTACTGTGAAAACAATAATCAGGAAGGCTGCCAGAAAAGCCTGGCCGCCATAGAGCAGGCGCATGCCCACATCCTTGCGTACGAAGCCCGCATCGGCGGGCTGGAAAACCGCGTCAGCATGGCTCAGGACGTGCTCAGCTTTCAAAAGCTGGACCAGGAAGAACGATTGAGCTATACCGAGGACATCGACCTGACAGAGCTGCTGGCAAAGCTTACGCGACAGCAGCTGACGTACCAGACGGTGCTTCAGTCTTCTTCTATGATCATGCAGATGAGTCTTGCCAAGTACATATAA
- the csrA gene encoding carbon storage regulator CsrA — MLILTRRPGESLYLGENIRITVLGMQGKQVKLGLEVPGDTTVYREEVYKRVVEENRRALETSNNDLMVAAELWHETKK, encoded by the coding sequence ATGCTTATACTGACGCGCCGCCCGGGTGAAAGCCTGTATCTCGGCGAAAACATACGCATAACCGTTCTGGGTATGCAGGGCAAACAGGTCAAGCTTGGCCTTGAAGTGCCGGGCGACACAACCGTTTACCGCGAGGAAGTGTATAAACGGGTTGTGGAGGAAAACCGCCGCGCCCTTGAAACCAGTAACAACGACCTTATGGTGGCTGCTGAATTATGGCACGAAACAAAGAAATAG
- the fliW gene encoding flagellar assembly protein FliW, giving the protein MARNKEIEIDTRLGRRSVDADKVVHFPRGLAGFENERDFILLQIRPEAPLLILQSMSNPVVGLLVADPYSFMEKSAYAPAMGEAEKQLLRISDLDEAAVLVTVTIPAGQPGEAALNLAGPIVINSRERVGLQVPQCSDGPQQIYMHSLKPVGESGQAEKSEAAPAE; this is encoded by the coding sequence ATGGCACGAAACAAAGAAATAGAAATCGATACCCGCCTTGGCCGCCGGAGTGTCGATGCCGACAAGGTTGTACACTTTCCGCGCGGGCTGGCCGGTTTTGAAAATGAACGGGATTTCATTCTGCTGCAGATACGGCCCGAGGCTCCCCTGCTTATCCTGCAAAGCATGAGCAATCCCGTGGTGGGGCTGCTGGTGGCCGATCCGTACAGTTTTATGGAAAAAAGCGCGTATGCGCCTGCCATGGGCGAAGCCGAAAAGCAGCTTCTGCGCATCTCCGACCTGGACGAAGCCGCGGTTCTGGTAACGGTCACCATTCCCGCCGGGCAGCCCGGCGAAGCAGCGCTCAATCTGGCCGGGCCGATTGTCATCAATTCGCGCGAGCGCGTTGGCCTTCAGGTTCCCCAATGCTCTGACGGCCCGCAGCAGATATACATGCACAGCCTGAAACCCGTTGGCGAGAGCGGGCAGGCAGAAAAAAGCGAAGCCGCTCCCGCGGAATAG
- a CDS encoding OmpH family outer membrane protein, translating to MTKQIRFAALGLLCILLTGCLNFSDPPKVGIVDVDRVLRESRAAHAATRHLEAVRQRLDAGWSELQKTYAAAPPKEREQALVQGLRALRRQMALEEAAARQVVVNHMLAETARWRESYKAQMVLARNGLLDAAPGMDITGTIMEGMNLHEPAFAALPTVHIEGGDSATGKKPAAPAPSGKQRPPAEATPGSKKK from the coding sequence ATGACAAAGCAAATACGTTTTGCAGCCCTGGGGCTGCTCTGCATCCTCCTCACAGGATGCCTTAACTTCAGTGATCCGCCCAAGGTCGGGATAGTGGATGTGGACCGCGTATTGCGCGAATCCCGCGCGGCCCATGCCGCCACCAGACATCTTGAGGCCGTCCGCCAGCGCCTGGATGCAGGCTGGAGCGAACTGCAAAAAACTTACGCCGCCGCACCGCCGAAAGAGCGTGAACAGGCGCTGGTTCAGGGCCTGCGCGCCCTGCGCCGCCAGATGGCGCTGGAAGAAGCAGCGGCCAGACAGGTCGTTGTCAACCACATGCTGGCAGAAACGGCCCGCTGGCGCGAAAGCTACAAGGCACAGATGGTGCTGGCCCGCAACGGCCTGCTGGACGCTGCACCCGGCATGGATATTACCGGAACCATCATGGAGGGCATGAATCTGCATGAGCCAGCATTTGCAGCGCTGCCCACGGTGCACATCGAAGGCGGCGACAGTGCCACAGGAAAAAAGCCGGCCGCCCCTGCTCCGTCCGGCAAACAGCGCCCACCCGCGGAAGCCACGCCAGGCTCCAAGAAAAAATAA
- a CDS encoding autotransporter outer membrane beta-barrel domain-containing protein, which produces MAANNAAGAAITQRTSIAQPDGNGMQSVSLNKAEGAAKNGMALWIMPLYQSQNAWSMEAGDSYDLKWHGGLGGVALGGDYTFDNALRAGIAFNIGGGYAEGEGDLAKTTNSFSFWGLGAYAGWAKENFGLTADVNYTSTYNKVKQELPGAMQMRDLKSDITAYALSTGLRAEYKLNTQYVDIIPHLGVRYMYVSTDSYDVKSNGTVMRGDEMNQNIWTFPIGVTFSKQVETGNGWYVKPNLDLGIIPATGDIEARSKIRFTGTGTKAELDTHTMDYMSYTGGLGLDFGNDNLSLGVNYNIQASEHSTSHGVFGTVRYEF; this is translated from the coding sequence ATGGCCGCCAACAATGCGGCGGGCGCTGCCATTACCCAGCGCACCAGCATTGCCCAGCCTGACGGCAACGGCATGCAGTCCGTTTCGCTCAACAAGGCGGAAGGCGCGGCCAAAAACGGCATGGCCCTGTGGATCATGCCCCTGTACCAGAGCCAGAATGCCTGGAGTATGGAAGCCGGCGACAGCTACGACCTCAAGTGGCACGGTGGTCTTGGCGGTGTGGCCCTTGGCGGCGACTATACCTTTGATAACGCCCTGCGCGCGGGCATAGCCTTCAATATCGGCGGGGGTTACGCCGAAGGCGAAGGCGATCTGGCAAAAACCACCAACAGCTTCAGCTTCTGGGGCCTTGGGGCGTACGCCGGATGGGCGAAGGAAAACTTCGGCCTCACTGCCGACGTCAACTACACCAGCACCTATAACAAGGTGAAGCAGGAACTGCCCGGAGCCATGCAGATGCGCGACCTCAAGAGCGACATCACGGCATACGCCCTGAGCACCGGCCTGCGTGCCGAATACAAGCTCAATACCCAGTATGTGGACATCATCCCCCACCTGGGCGTGCGCTACATGTACGTGAGCACCGACTCCTACGACGTGAAGAGCAACGGCACCGTCATGCGCGGAGATGAAATGAACCAGAATATCTGGACATTCCCCATCGGCGTGACCTTCAGCAAGCAGGTTGAAACCGGCAACGGCTGGTACGTGAAGCCCAACCTTGACCTCGGCATCATTCCCGCCACCGGCGATATTGAAGCCAGGAGCAAGATCCGCTTTACCGGAACCGGCACCAAGGCCGAGCTGGACACCCATACAATGGATTACATGAGCTATACGGGCGGCCTTGGTCTTGACTTCGGCAATGACAACCTGAGCCTTGGCGTGAACTACAACATACAGGCCTCTGAGCACAGCACCTCGCACGGCGTGTTCGGCACTGTCCGCTACGAGTTCTAG